In a genomic window of Balaenoptera ricei isolate mBalRic1 chromosome 3, mBalRic1.hap2, whole genome shotgun sequence:
- the CNOT8 gene encoding CCR4-NOT transcription complex subunit 8: MPAALVENSQVICEVWASNLEEEMRKIREIVLSYSYIAMDTEFPGVVVRPIGEFRSSIDYQYQLLRCNVDLLKIIQLGLTFTNEKGEYPSGINTWQFNFKFNLTEDMYSQDSIDLLANSGLQFQKHEEEGIDTLHFAELLMTSGVVLCDNVKWLSFHSGYDFGYMVKLLTDSRLPEEEHEFFHILNLFFPSIYDVKYLMKSCKNLKGGLQEVADQLDLQRIGRQHQAGSDSLLTGMAFFRMKELFFEDSIDDAKYCGRLYGLGTGVAQKQNEDVDSAQEKMSILAIISNMQQ, from the exons ATGCCTGCGGCACTTGTGGAGAACAGCCAGGTCATCTGTGAAGTCTGGGCCAGCAATCTAGAAGAAGAGATGAGGAAGATCCGAGAAATCGTGCTCAGTTACAGTTATATTGCCATG gaCACAGAATTTCCAGGTGTTGTGGTGCGACCCATTGGTGAATTTCGTAGTTCCATAGATTACCAGTATCAGCTTTTACGGtgcaatgttgaccttttaaaaattatccagcTGGGCCTTACATTCACGAATGAGAAGGGAGAATATCCTTCTGGAATCAACACTTGGCAGTTCAACTTCAAGTTCAACCTCAC AGAGGACATGTACTCCCAGGATTCCATAGATCTCCTTGCTAACTCAGGACTGCAGTTTCAGAAGCATGAAGAGGAAGGGATTGACACATTGCACTTTGCAGAGCTGCTTATGACATCAGGAGTGGTTCTCTGTGACAATGTCAAATGGCTTTCATTTCACAG TGGCTATGACTTTGGCTACATGGTAAAGTTACTTACGGATTCTCGTTTGCCAGAAGAGGAACATGAATTCTTTCACATTCTGAACCTTTTCTTCCCATCCATTTATGATGTGAAATACCTgatgaaaagttgcaaaaatctTAAG GGAGGTCTTCAGGAAGTTGCTGATCAGTTGGATTTGCAGAGAATTGGAAGGCAGCACCAGGCAGGCTCTGACTCACTGCTAACGGGAATGGCATTCTTCAGGATGAAAGAG TTGTTTTTTGAGGACAGTATTGACGATGCCAAGTACTGTGGGCGGCTCTATGGCCTGGGCACGGGAGTGGCCCAGAAGCAGAACGAGGACGTGGACTCTGCCCAGGAGAAGATGAGCATCCTGGCGATCATCAGCAACATGCAGCAGTGA